In the Mytilus trossulus isolate FHL-02 chromosome 1, PNRI_Mtr1.1.1.hap1, whole genome shotgun sequence genome, one interval contains:
- the LOC134714761 gene encoding protein sll1483-like: MKYSYILLLSVITGCLCEDNIVQLAQKLGANTLVQLVKAAGLADVLSSAGPFTVFGPTDEAFASLPPGVVDSLKKDHKLLAQVLEFHVLKGSVFSNQIKDEGIVPTLNPAASIRTNIYPWFEPKLVTATGSPVVLADQKASNGVIHVISRVMFPLPTENLVATVAKNKDLMTLVKAVTLAKLAKTLSGPDPYTLFAPTNEAFEKLPAGFLEKLSKNITALTEVLTYHVIPLTYYSAGLKNLSVKTVEGNNVTIRVSPDGVKINQARVIIADQSVSNGVFHVIDSVLCPPEVCTSL; the protein is encoded by the exons ATGAAATACTCGTACATTTTGCTGTTGAGTGTAATCACTGGATGTTTATGTGAGGATAATATTGTCCAATTGGCACAAAAGCTGGGAGCAAATACGTTAGTGCAACTGGTCAAGGCCGCCGGTCTAGCTGACGTTCTATCATCAGCAG GTCCGTTTACAGTATTTGGTCCAACTGACGAGGCATTCGCTAGTCTACCACCTGGTGTTGTAGATAGTTTGAAAAAAGACCACAAACTTCTAGCTCAAGTATTGGAGTTTCACGTTCTCAAAGGAAGCGTATTTTCTAACCAAATAAAAGATGAAGGGATTGTTCCAACGCTGAATCCAGCTGCCAGTATTAGAACTAACATATATCCATGGTTTGAACCAAAg TTGGTCACTGCTACAGGAAGTCCAGTAGTATTAGCTGACCAAAAGGCATCAAACGGAGTGATACACGTTATAAGTAGAGTTATGTTTCCTCTCCCAACAGAAAACCTTGTAGCTACTGtggctaaaaataaagatttaatgactttgGTAAAAGCTGTTACTTTAGCCAAACTGGCCAAGACATTGTCCG GTCCAGATCCATACACATTGTTTGCACCAACAAACGAAGCCTTTGAGAAGTTACCTGCTGGATTCCTTGAAAAGTTGTCGAAGAATATCACAGCTCTGACAGAAGTCTTAACATACCACGTGATACCACTGACCTATTACAGCGCAGGACTTAAAAACCTATCGGTTAAGACTGTGGAGGGAAACAATGTAACAATCAGAGTCAGTCCAG ATGGAGTAAAGATAAACCAAGCAAGAGTGATTATAGCAGATCAGTCTGTATCAAACGGCGTCTTCCATGTAATTGATTCTGTCCTGTGCCCTCCTGAAGTATGCACGTCTCTGTAG
- the LOC134714770 gene encoding melatonin receptor type 1B-like, protein MNTTFNTPGHVAKYFGKYEFIQESPGLAITSIALQTIASLVGTFGNALILIITARSKGMMTVQSIFIVNIAISDMYVTLMADPMSIVGKIEGRPFFMQYPMLCEIIGKMCTISCIVSLGSITFLSFNRYILICYNSYYEKIFTRTSCIIMCISLYVLGIMMVLLNYAGIGGHGFDDKSLECIWDRKATYSFTVFFSVCLVWIPLTVVGISYFKLFLFVRNKRKQVTSKNSAPTIDNKSLRLAKAIFIVYAVFSICWIPFAILLVADTDDTFSHEVHLCITVFAHFHPSFNFFIYYFSNRKFKSDFHKIFHIGKKDNVKVSLSSVRKIKSKSSLSDMKTSSTNLKTSSSDMITSLSDMKSSSSNLFAS, encoded by the exons atgaatacGACTTTTAATACGCCTGGACACgttgcaaaatattttggaaaatacGAATTCATTCAGGAATCTCCTGGGTTGGCAATTACATCTATAGCTTTACAAACAATTGCGTCCCTTGTAGGGACATTTGGGAATGCTCTAATTTTGATTATAACAGCAAGATCGAAGGGGATGATGACCGTGCAATCAATATTCATCGTTAATATAGCAATATCAGACATGTATGTTACTTTGATGGCAGATCCTATGAGCATTGTTG GGAAAATTGAAGGCCGGCCATTCTTCATGCAGTATCCAATGCTGTGCGAGATAATTGGGAAAATGTGTACCATCTCATGTATTGTGTCTTTGGGGTCCATCACATTTCTCAGTTTCAACAGATACATATTAATATGCTACAACTCTTATTACGAGAAAATATTCACTCGGACGTCATGTATCATTATGTGCATATCACTGTATGTCCTTGGAATAATGATGGTTCTACTTAATTACGCTGGAATTGGCGGACATGGTTTTGATGACAAAAGTTTGGAATGTATTTGGGACAGAAAGGCAACGTACAGTTTTAcagtgtttttttctgtttgtcttgtGTGGATTCCATTGACGGTCGTTGGAATTTCTTACTTCAAACTGTTTTTGTTTGTCCGAAATAAACGAAAACAAGTAACGAGTAAAAACAGCGCACCAACCATTGACAACAAATCCCTGCGCCTAGCAAAAGCAATATTTATTGTGTATGCCGTATTTTCAATTTGTTGGATACCTTTCGCCATATTGCTTGTGGCCGATACGGATGATACATTTTCCCACGAAGTACATCTTTGCATCACAGTGTTTGCCCATTTTCATccatcatttaatttttttatctattatttttcaaatagaaaatttaaatcagattttcacaaaatatttcatatcggCAAGAAAGACAATGTTAAAGTTTCACTATCGTCTGTCAGGAAAATCAAAAGCAAATCATCTCTATCTGATATGAAAACATCTTcaactaatttgaaaacatctTCATCTGATATGATAACATCTTTATCTGATATGAAATCATCCTCATCCAATCTGTTTGCATCTTAA